Proteins from a genomic interval of Amycolatopsis sp. cg13:
- a CDS encoding PP2C family serine/threonine-protein phosphatase, which produces MATEQTRFTLRYSAGSDQGRRRTNNEDSVYASGRMLVVADGIGGQPHGEVASSTAVSVLASLDAELRTLDLTAHNLSNLLSDGVHRIAGQLAQVAEETPATQGMGTTLTTLLFDGTHFAAAHVGDSRGYLLRDGELQRITRDHTLAQALVEDGTISAADADHHPRGSMLMKALLSTGSAEPDVWEFTPRAGDRYLLCSDGLTAGASEPAIQDVLADGTPEEIVPRLIALANEGGGPDNITIVVADVVPA; this is translated from the coding sequence ATGGCCACCGAGCAGACCCGGTTCACCCTGCGCTACTCCGCGGGATCGGATCAAGGGCGACGACGCACCAACAACGAGGACTCCGTGTACGCCAGCGGGCGGATGCTCGTGGTGGCCGACGGCATCGGCGGCCAGCCGCACGGCGAAGTGGCCAGCTCGACCGCGGTCAGCGTGCTGGCCTCGCTCGACGCGGAACTGCGCACGCTGGACCTCACCGCGCACAACCTGTCGAACCTGCTCTCCGACGGCGTCCACCGGATCGCCGGCCAGCTCGCCCAGGTGGCCGAGGAAACCCCCGCCACGCAAGGCATGGGCACCACCCTCACCACCCTGCTGTTCGACGGCACCCACTTCGCCGCGGCCCACGTCGGCGACTCGCGCGGCTACCTCCTGCGCGACGGCGAACTGCAGCGCATCACGCGCGACCACACCCTGGCACAGGCCCTGGTCGAAGACGGCACCATCAGCGCCGCCGACGCCGACCACCACCCGCGCGGCTCGATGCTGATGAAAGCACTCCTGAGCACCGGCTCGGCCGAACCGGACGTCTGGGAATTCACGCCGCGGGCCGGCGACCGCTACCTGCTCTGCTCCGACGGCCTCACCGCGGGCGCCAGCGAACCGGCCATCCAGGACGTCCTCGCCGACGGCACCCCGGAGGAAATCGTCCCGCGCCTCATCGCCCTCGCCAACGAGGGCGGCGGCCCGGACAACATCACCATCGTGGTCGCCGACGTCGTCCCGGCCTGA
- a CDS encoding serine/threonine-protein kinase, translating into MLIADRYEVDDLPLGRGGMGSVHRGLDRRLGRHVAIKLLRLPGGDEELEERFAREARILATLDHPGAPTLYDFGAHDDRLFQVMQFVEGVTLDDLLAEHGPLPVSWAAAIAAQAAAVLSAAHARAVCHRDLKPANLMLCPDGSVKVMDFGLAVLREADTARFTRAGQLLGTPSYMAPEQIQRGHAEPRSDLYALGCVLHEMLTGRPVFTGPTAYAVFDKQVKETAPVVPGVPRELNALLAATLAKDPSARPSGAEVLYAHLVPFARDLPPLPGFLHPATVLSPSRMYARMVGLSGER; encoded by the coding sequence ATGCTGATCGCGGACCGCTACGAGGTCGACGATCTGCCGCTCGGACGGGGCGGCATGGGTTCGGTGCACCGCGGACTCGACCGGCGGCTGGGCCGGCACGTCGCGATCAAGCTGCTGCGGCTGCCCGGCGGCGACGAAGAGCTCGAGGAACGCTTCGCCCGCGAAGCGCGGATTCTCGCGACGCTCGACCATCCCGGCGCGCCCACCCTGTACGACTTCGGCGCGCATGACGACCGGCTGTTCCAGGTCATGCAGTTCGTCGAAGGCGTGACGCTGGACGATCTGCTCGCCGAACACGGTCCGCTGCCGGTGTCGTGGGCTGCGGCGATCGCGGCGCAAGCAGCCGCGGTGCTGTCGGCGGCGCACGCTCGCGCGGTCTGTCACCGTGACCTCAAACCAGCCAACCTGATGCTCTGCCCGGACGGCAGCGTGAAGGTGATGGACTTCGGGCTCGCTGTGTTGCGCGAAGCCGATACTGCTCGCTTCACGCGCGCGGGACAGCTGCTGGGAACGCCGTCGTACATGGCTCCGGAGCAGATCCAGCGTGGGCACGCGGAGCCGCGAAGCGACCTGTACGCGCTCGGTTGCGTACTGCACGAGATGCTGACTGGCCGTCCGGTCTTCACCGGGCCTACGGCGTACGCGGTGTTCGACAAGCAGGTTAAGGAAACCGCGCCGGTCGTTCCCGGCGTACCGCGGGAGTTGAACGCGCTTCTCGCCGCGACGCTCGCGAAGGATCCTTCGGCGCGACCGTCCGGGGCAGAAGTGCTGTACGCGCATCTCGTGCCTTTCGCGCGGGACTTGCCACCGTTGCCGGGATTCCTGCACCCGGCAACGGTGCTGAGCCCTTCGCGGATGTACGCGCGCATGGTGGGGCTTAGCGGCGAGCGTTGA
- a CDS encoding class I SAM-dependent DNA methyltransferase produces MADDAAVSAADIARLAGVRRAAVSNWRRRHDDFPKPVGGTASSPLFSLPEVQAWLRGRGRPFELAPIDEAWQRLRALGDDLDLGARLAAVGEYLADDAEGPDDPEVLGLISQLASSEGAAETFEQLCDRFFEAHARRLSTTPTAYADLMVRLTGAKGATVLDPACGFGSLLLAAAATRARGQDVDPDTARIAGIRLRLHGADTEVHAADALRADAFADRLADVVLCDPPFNERGWGHEELVGDARWEYGLPPRGESELAWVQHCLAHVKPGGAVAVLMPGAAAGRRSGKRIRANLLRAGALRAVCTLAAGTDLWLLTRPEPEQRAPATVLIADTTAEHVEQVWLDFLADPDTGERIIDVLDDDVDLTPSGRPGESDSGEAFLAAQRLFGQIGIELPKLEPASGEPAHTTVGELVKAGALRITHAPPRTADGDEPMLTTDDVLLGGPPTGHAAPDPAAVFAHEGDVVASVTGAVIVHSGAPVRLGPALSRYRVDPELLDAQFLAGCLRAADFPVHSASTRIDARRLKVPRHPLETQRAYGVAFRALADFDRALRQTAEIGRDLVRLGFAALAEGRLKPGGG; encoded by the coding sequence ATGGCAGACGACGCGGCGGTGAGTGCGGCCGACATCGCGCGCCTGGCGGGCGTGCGCCGGGCGGCGGTGAGCAACTGGCGGCGGCGCCACGACGATTTTCCCAAACCCGTAGGCGGCACGGCGTCCAGCCCGTTGTTTTCGCTGCCGGAGGTGCAGGCGTGGCTGCGCGGACGCGGTCGTCCGTTCGAACTCGCGCCGATCGACGAGGCGTGGCAACGGCTGCGTGCCCTTGGCGACGACCTCGACCTCGGCGCGCGGCTGGCGGCGGTCGGCGAGTACCTCGCGGACGATGCCGAGGGGCCTGACGATCCGGAGGTGCTGGGGCTGATCTCCCAGCTCGCCTCGAGCGAAGGCGCGGCGGAGACGTTCGAGCAGCTCTGCGACCGCTTCTTCGAAGCCCACGCCCGCCGGCTCTCCACCACGCCGACCGCGTACGCCGATCTGATGGTGCGGCTGACCGGCGCGAAGGGGGCCACGGTGCTCGACCCGGCGTGCGGGTTCGGGTCGTTGCTGCTGGCCGCCGCGGCGACCCGGGCGCGGGGGCAGGACGTCGACCCGGACACCGCGCGGATCGCTGGCATCCGGTTGCGGCTGCACGGCGCGGACACCGAGGTGCACGCCGCGGATGCGTTGCGCGCGGACGCTTTCGCCGATCGGTTGGCGGACGTCGTCCTGTGCGACCCGCCGTTCAACGAGCGCGGCTGGGGGCACGAGGAACTCGTCGGCGACGCGCGCTGGGAGTACGGCTTGCCACCGCGCGGCGAGTCGGAGCTGGCATGGGTGCAGCACTGCCTGGCGCACGTGAAGCCCGGCGGAGCAGTCGCGGTGCTGATGCCGGGGGCGGCGGCCGGGCGGCGGAGCGGGAAACGCATCCGGGCGAATCTGCTGCGCGCTGGCGCGTTGCGTGCGGTGTGCACGCTCGCGGCCGGCACCGATCTTTGGCTGCTCACGCGACCGGAGCCGGAGCAGCGCGCGCCGGCGACCGTGCTGATCGCCGACACCACCGCGGAGCACGTCGAGCAGGTGTGGCTGGACTTTCTGGCCGATCCGGATACCGGCGAACGCATCATCGACGTGCTCGACGACGACGTCGACCTCACGCCGTCGGGCCGCCCCGGCGAGAGTGACTCGGGCGAGGCTTTCCTTGCCGCGCAACGGCTTTTCGGACAGATCGGGATCGAGCTGCCGAAGCTGGAACCGGCTTCCGGCGAACCGGCGCACACGACCGTCGGCGAGCTGGTCAAGGCGGGCGCGCTGCGGATCACGCACGCGCCGCCGCGGACCGCCGACGGCGACGAACCCATGCTGACCACCGACGACGTCCTCCTCGGCGGTCCGCCGACCGGGCACGCCGCGCCCGATCCGGCGGCGGTTTTCGCCCACGAGGGCGACGTGGTCGCGTCGGTCACCGGCGCGGTGATCGTCCACAGTGGAGCGCCGGTGCGGCTCGGGCCCGCGCTTTCCCGTTATCGCGTGGATCCGGAGCTGCTCGACGCGCAGTTCCTCGCCGGCTGCCTGCGCGCCGCGGACTTCCCGGTGCACAGCGCGTCGACCCGGATCGACGCGCGCCGGTTGAAGGTGCCTCGGCATCCGCTCGAAACGCAGCGTGCGTACGGCGTCGCTTTCCGCGCGCTCGCGGACTTCGACCGGGCGCTGCGGCAAACCGCGGAAATCGGCCGCGACCTGGTGCGGCTAGGCTTTGCCGCACTCGCCGAAGGACGGCTGAAGCCCGGTGGCGGGTGA